The Bernardetia sp. genome contains the following window.
ACCACCACGATTAAATAAAAGTTCAAATTAATCCTTCTTATGAATTGTATATCTGACAAAAAAATTGCAATTTTGCATCTTTATTTTTATTAGACGGTCGGAAATCGTCTTTAGGCAATTTAATTTATACAAAAAATGAAATCTTTAGAAATCATCGGTTATTACCGAAAAGAAAATCAAATGGGCGCAAAAGCTGCCAACTTGTTACGTAAAGAAGGTTATGTACCTTGCGTGTTGTATGGAACAGGTGAGGATAACAAGCATTTTTATGTACCAAATATCTTATTCCGTGATTTGATTTATACTTCAAAAGTACACACTGTTAAGATTAACATTGAAGGAGATATTTTTGAAGCCATCGTTCAAGATTATCAAACACACCCAGTAAGTGATGTGGTAATGCACGTAGATTTTCTTGCTATGCACGAAGATAAGCCTGTTAAGATTGATATTCCAGTGAAATTAGTAGGTCGTTCTGTAGGTGAGCAAAAAGGTGGACGTATGGTATTGAAAATGCGTAAACTTAAAGTAAAAGCATTGCCATCTAACCTTCCTGATACTATTGAAGTAAATGTAGCAAAACTAGACTTAGGAAAATCTATCAAACTTTCTGAAATCGGAGAGCGTCCTTATGAAATTATGAATAACCCATTAGTTTCTATCGCTACTGTTACTATCCCTCGTACGCTTCGTACTGGTGGTGGAGTTGCTGCTGGAGAAGAAACTGAAGAAGAAGCATAGACACTTAAATATTTCTCTCTTTGAGAAAAATATTCGTTTAAAAAAGCCACTAAAAGAAATTCTTTTAGTGGCTTTTTGCATGGCAGTTTGTAACCTCATAACATAGTTGAGCGTAATAATTTGTATCGCAAATCTAACTTTCAGCTTATATGTATAGACCAATTAT
Protein-coding sequences here:
- a CDS encoding 50S ribosomal protein L25 encodes the protein MKSLEIIGYYRKENQMGAKAANLLRKEGYVPCVLYGTGEDNKHFYVPNILFRDLIYTSKVHTVKINIEGDIFEAIVQDYQTHPVSDVVMHVDFLAMHEDKPVKIDIPVKLVGRSVGEQKGGRMVLKMRKLKVKALPSNLPDTIEVNVAKLDLGKSIKLSEIGERPYEIMNNPLVSIATVTIPRTLRTGGGVAAGEETEEEA